From Chloroflexota bacterium, a single genomic window includes:
- a CDS encoding ABC transporter permease subunit — MAVDAAGLRPLARRAGQRAFGWLANPLAGKELLARMRGPRTYVIAMLELIPLAAIAAGLYLMVANASAADSTSSAPIGRLFFAAITAVELGLICLLAPALTADLISGERERQTLDLLLVTPLSRRQIVIGKLVAALGSLLLLIVLALPIQAVAVLIGGVGLEELALGQMILLLTATTYGCVGLYWSARLHTTRAAMLFSYVTMLLGTGGLPLLIVLLAIADGLFGLDMDETIWPLVWLINGAESTTRRMVGDGQSVDAALLHAEAGLGQLLAASNPLIAGITSAAGQIAGRPLVAFEQVAGVELLYVAPWLVFAVLHLLAALVLIWQTSRVLRRASA; from the coding sequence GTGGCCGTTGACGCCGCCGGGCTGCGACCGCTTGCGCGGCGGGCGGGGCAGCGGGCGTTCGGCTGGCTGGCGAATCCGCTGGCTGGCAAGGAGCTGTTGGCCCGCATGCGTGGGCCGCGCACCTACGTCATCGCCATGCTGGAGCTGATCCCGCTGGCGGCCATCGCGGCGGGGCTCTACCTGATGGTGGCGAACGCCTCGGCCGCCGACAGCACGTCGAGCGCTCCGATTGGCCGCCTGTTCTTCGCGGCCATCACAGCCGTCGAGCTGGGGCTGATCTGCCTGCTCGCGCCGGCCCTGACCGCCGACCTGATCTCCGGCGAGCGCGAGCGCCAGACGCTCGACCTGCTCCTGGTGACGCCGCTCTCGCGCCGGCAGATCGTGATCGGGAAGCTGGTGGCGGCCCTTGGCTCGTTGCTGCTGCTGATCGTGCTGGCGTTGCCGATCCAGGCGGTGGCAGTGCTGATCGGCGGCGTGGGGCTGGAGGAGCTGGCGCTCGGGCAGATGATCCTGCTGCTCACGGCGACAACCTACGGCTGTGTGGGGTTGTACTGGTCAGCACGGCTGCACACCACCCGCGCTGCAATGCTGTTTTCCTACGTGACGATGCTGCTGGGAACGGGCGGGCTGCCGCTGCTGATCGTGCTGCTGGCGATTGCGGATGGGCTGTTCGGCCTGGACATGGACGAGACGATCTGGCCGCTGGTCTGGCTGATCAATGGGGCGGAATCGACGACGCGCCGCATGGTGGGCGATGGGCAGTCGGTTGATGCGGCGCTGCTGCATGCCGAGGCGGGGTTGGGGCAGCTCCTGGCGGCCAGCAATCCGCTGATCGCGGGGATCACCAGCGCGGCCGGGCAGATCGCCGGTCGTCCACTGGTGGCGTTCGAGCAGGTGGCCGGCGTTGAGCTGCTGTACGTCGCGCCGTGGCTGGTGTTCGCGGTGCTGCACCTGCTGGCCGCGCTGGTGCTGATCTGGCAGACCAGCCGCGTCCTGCGGCGCGCATCCGCCTGA
- a CDS encoding ABC transporter ATP-binding protein — translation MSDEPFGLPPAQDEDARPPQAGEALALAARGLFKRFGSTIAVQDFTLSVQPGAIYGLIGPNGAGKTTSMRMLATLLTPDGGDAWVGGASVRTDQDGVRRQLGYMPDFFGVYPELKVSEYLDFYAACHGVPSDRRAGVAADLLALVDLTHKRDSYVAGLSRGMQQRLGLARALVHDPAVLLLDEPASGLDPRARLELREIVRELGRMGKAVLVSSHILAELSDLCTHIAIVDGGKVLASGPVDEVTRRLHGGRSVRVQVLGAGAGVRLRGALLNRPGVHAVTVDTDETAADGAEPVSTARFVLDGDEHQLRTLLADLVTAGLPIFSFGQDVGGLEDLFLRVTRRLGEASDQLAESGTRSNGR, via the coding sequence ATGAGCGACGAGCCGTTCGGGCTGCCGCCCGCTCAGGATGAGGACGCCCGCCCGCCCCAGGCCGGGGAGGCCCTCGCCCTCGCGGCGCGCGGTCTCTTCAAGCGCTTTGGCAGCACCATTGCCGTGCAGGATTTCACGCTCAGCGTGCAGCCGGGGGCCATCTACGGGCTGATCGGGCCGAACGGGGCCGGCAAGACGACCTCGATGCGGATGCTGGCGACGCTTCTGACGCCGGACGGCGGGGATGCCTGGGTGGGCGGGGCGTCGGTGCGGACGGACCAGGACGGCGTCCGGCGGCAGCTCGGCTACATGCCCGACTTCTTTGGCGTGTATCCCGAGCTGAAGGTCTCCGAGTACCTCGACTTCTACGCTGCCTGCCACGGTGTGCCGTCCGACCGGCGCGCTGGCGTGGCCGCCGACCTCCTGGCGCTGGTGGATCTGACCCACAAGCGCGACAGCTACGTGGCCGGTCTCTCACGGGGGATGCAGCAGCGGCTGGGGCTGGCGCGAGCGCTGGTGCACGATCCGGCCGTGTTGCTGCTGGACGAGCCGGCCTCCGGACTCGATCCGCGCGCCCGCCTCGAACTGCGGGAGATCGTGCGGGAGCTGGGCCGCATGGGCAAGGCCGTCCTGGTCTCGTCGCACATCCTGGCCGAGCTGTCGGACCTCTGCACCCACATCGCGATTGTGGACGGTGGGAAGGTGCTGGCGTCTGGGCCGGTGGACGAGGTCACGCGACGGCTGCACGGCGGGCGCTCGGTACGGGTCCAGGTGCTGGGGGCTGGTGCGGGCGTGCGGCTGCGGGGCGCGCTGCTGAACCGGCCCGGGGTGCACGCCGTGACGGTCGACACGGACGAGACGGCGGCGGATGGGGCGGAACCGGTCTCGACCGCGCGCTTCGTGCTGGATGGCGACGAGCATCAGTTGCGGACGCTGCTGGCCGATCTGGTGACGGCCGGCCTGCCGATCTTCAGCTTTGGACAGGATGTGGGCGGGCTTGAAGACCTCTTCCTGCGGGTGACGCGGCGGCTGGGTGAGGCGTCAGACCAGCTGGCCGAGAGCGGGACGCGCAGCAATGGCCGCTGA
- a CDS encoding GPP34 family phosphoprotein codes for MPDTLLLLALHDEKGSVIPAAAMALNGALIGAILMELALMGRLEQQANGMLLVDPHPTGDLLLDEVLGRMADADSPRAPSYWVGRLAGTMPRLKDRLLEGLVSRGVLDQRERRILWVFPSRSFPLADAAAEQQARDRIRAVILEDAQPDQRTSALIGLVRACNLTNEIFAPHERAHANRRVSELTSEEAAQSTVFGSGLEAALMATLLGSTILYTYHAMNQPADFDDGWSFTTFASDSGGSTTTMTWDTNWSDPSSSNDDSSWDSPGDSGGSDFGDGGDSSGSSD; via the coding sequence TTGCCTGATACGCTGTTGCTGCTCGCGCTGCACGACGAGAAAGGCTCGGTCATTCCGGCCGCCGCGATGGCCCTCAATGGCGCGCTCATCGGCGCGATCCTGATGGAGCTGGCCCTGATGGGTCGCCTGGAGCAGCAGGCGAATGGGATGCTGCTGGTAGACCCCCACCCGACCGGCGACCTCCTGCTGGACGAAGTGCTTGGGCGCATGGCCGACGCCGACAGCCCGCGCGCGCCGAGCTACTGGGTCGGGCGGCTGGCCGGCACCATGCCCCGCCTGAAAGATCGGCTCCTGGAAGGGCTGGTCTCACGCGGGGTGCTGGACCAGCGCGAGCGGCGCATCCTCTGGGTCTTTCCCTCGCGCAGCTTCCCCCTGGCCGATGCCGCCGCCGAGCAGCAGGCCCGCGACCGCATCCGCGCCGTGATCCTCGAAGACGCGCAGCCAGACCAGCGCACCTCCGCGCTCATCGGGCTGGTCCGCGCCTGCAACCTGACCAACGAGATCTTCGCCCCGCACGAGCGCGCGCACGCCAACCGCCGCGTCTCCGAGCTGACCAGCGAAGAGGCTGCCCAGAGCACCGTCTTTGGATCTGGCCTCGAAGCCGCCCTGATGGCCACCCTCCTCGGCTCGACGATCCTCTACACCTACCACGCCATGAACCAGCCCGCAGACTTTGACGACGGCTGGAGCTTCACCACGTTCGCATCGGACAGTGGAGGCAGCACTACCACCATGACCTGGGACACCAACTGGAGCGATCCGTCCTCGTCGAACGACGACAGCAGTTGGGACAGCCCCGGCGACTCCGGCGGGAGCGACTTCGGCGACGGCGGA